GTAACCTCAAACGTAATTAAACTAGTCGCTCATGACTTTGTTTGCTGACAATCAAAGATTAAACTTGCACAATgtaattaatacctacctaagtaattcacttattaggtaggtagttcttgattaaaatacattatatttctaaataatttatgatttaaaatattgcatGGTAATTTAGTCTAAAATTTAGTAactgtaattttaaaagttacaattgcaaatactttttgtTAGTTTATACTTACAGATCTTGTACAGTACGTTTTCATCAATCTATCAAACGGTGTAGTCTTTTTGATCAGAAATTGAAGGCTTGTGCCGTCTTGTCTGCATACtttgatatttatatgattttgatATGGACCATTGGCTGGTCGAGCTTCTGCAGGTGGAGAATCTGGCGATGGGGCATCTACTGGAGGTGTGTCCTATAACACAAgccatttttttagtattaattggggtataaaaactaacaaaattttaatttgtaccaaACAGTTCaaatgttctaatttttaattgactGGGAACATTGAGCGATATAAACACTTTTTTGTAGTCAATCCATAATTGATGATTCGTATGAACCACACAATTTATTAAGAGTTTGTCATACCCACATGTGTTGCTTTACACACACATTAGTTGTCAGAAGTCAGTCAAATATAATCAACGTCAacgataatcataataaaattgtcaataatagTATTGAGATGAGAGTCCATGACGGTGATAAATTTCCGGTTCAAGGTAAACAGTTTTATGAAtgttaacttataataatatggtgaatGTCATCACCCCAACAATTCTGGTACTATcgacacattataataacgacCATAAACAAAGACAAGATGAGCAACGGGTGCTCAGACCTGAATACCTGATGCACTATTGACATTTTCGACCGTTTGGCGAGACATAGGTAGTTAGCTGGTGGGTATTTGTGAAACAACCGATTGTGCGgtgtatgtaaattatatgtaatttatatattatgatgtatgaaAAAAACACGTCTGCCTGCTACAAGCCGGACGGATGCCGTCACCGCGAGATACTATACAATTGCGGTGGAAAAGACGGAAAATGAATCGAGAAAAACGATGGCGTGGCCCAATTTCATGCAGTTGATGTGCCCGTGGAAGGCGGCCACCTCCAATATGTTGTTGATCAGGCGGTAGTTGGGGTGCACTTTGGCGAACATTGATCGCCTATGGCCACCGGGTCGAAAACGATGGGCGAACGAGTTGGActtgattattttcaatatcgAGTCGCAACACTCCTGTAAGTCGACGGCCGGGACGGGCAGCCCGTCGTACCGTTTCCGCTGGTCACGGTCACACGCGTAGTAGGACAACTCCACTAGACTGGGTAGTTACCTGGTCGTCCGCTGCAGCCATCGCGGTTGTGTTTTTCAATAAAGATCGCCGGAAGAGGGTAGCTATATAGCTCACGCTTGCCCACTGTAAACATATAAAACCAAAACGTTAGACGACGATGGACGTCCAAACTATATCCGTCCATATTGACGGGATACacccagggcttgcaaacgttaaaATATTACGTTGTATTTTGACCAAAAACGATTGAGatttgtaaacgttattataacggaaagcgataatcaaaaataattaaataccactaAACCAAACATACcgattgacaaaatattatatcgtatataattaaacaaaacataacacaaaacgtaatttataaaatatttttatccaacgaaaaataacgttaaacgaAAGAAGTAATATTGgtttcgtaaaaatatttttttcacgcaAATGGACATTAgaattgatcataatattatattctgtatccgggcctttatatacctacccgcattagttagtattaataaattcaataggttttaacactattctaaataacgataaatgcaaaacttgtataacgttttgattctgaataacgatgaacgcaaaacttaataataaactaaactaaatatttttgatattaattaaaagcTTGAGAGGTTTAAAACCCCCCTCATATACGGTCTTGGAggcagtggcgtatacataacttttgtatggggggggatcagttgcaaacaaattattatggaacaaaaatacctaaacctaggtatgtgcacatttaaatacctaataaatgataaaacatatatattcaatacattttattttaaattctacaagtagttatatgtagttatgacttgttcgtacaactgacataatatttgtggttgttttttgtttttagataataatatttattatttaagctatttttagctatttttatatttctttttctaatgtataggaaaatgtacctattattatacgcacggacatgtgggcgtcgtctccgccgcgttgatatcggtgacggtggcgactggcgacggcccgtggctggtctgccacatattattatcttataataatttattatacttgtataatatataatatacatattatcaaatatcacataatacgattatatgaatatgaaataaatatatgattactgattaatattaagtaaattatttttaattaattgttgaatgtgttaaaataaaaatttacaaaaaatccttgccatttttttttccttgtaatttccttacattaagtcattaagaacactattttataaattttaaaaaaaggcctattgggggggggggatctgacccccacatcaccccccccccccttgtatacgcccctgcttggaggtacataatatgaagaAAACACTGCAGCGATACGGGAAGTTGAGATtggatttgaaaacaaaatcttTGATAGCTAAATTACTAATCTAAATTTTCCCCGTTCGACCGTATTACTAacaacgaaatataatataaattataatataattaaatacctattatacttacCGATAGTAATTTTGGTGTGTTTACTGAATGTTGATTTGAATCTCGTTCGAAGATACCGTCCTATGGGTTCACCGATTAAAACTGCAGAgacgtacctataaataaatatgagcACAAGTTAATTTTAGTCTAATACCTAATTCCCAACGaaacattataataggtatgtatcataattaaagaccggatttatattctcttaaaataccttaaatatgatgctaatattctcgaaaaaaccttaaaatattctaacTCTAAATCATATATATTGCTACACCCTTAATCCGTAAAGGTACGCCTAAAAACCAATGTTTGCAATATAAAACTCGCTTACGCCATCGGTAAAGCGTAGACAACTATTTTAGAATTGttgtaccatattattaaatgcTATTTCGACGTCCGCCATTAAATCGTTTGTAAATACACGTGCTCAGCCGTCGAAGAAGGTTGCTCgtcgtatataataggtatatacagtcAACTCGCGGTATAACGAAGTTCGATATAACGAAAATCTCGGTATAACGAATACAATACTGTCGTTCCCTTGAAAATCTCGTGATATaacgaaaaattaaatgtatttttggtccTCTCTAtataacgaatattttttagGCAAAAGTTCTGGCATTGTAAcgaattgttataattttggaGATTGATGTTACAAATTATACGAGTTTGTTTcggctattattatttattatgcgaTAAGATAATGTTGATGTCGTTGCTTATAAGATACACGTCAATATAATTTAAGCTATAACGGAGTTTATTTCAGCGATTATCATGCGATAAAATAAATGACTCTACAACGTTATTGTAACCTCTACGTTATGTCGTTAACGTTTTAGTTTAGTTTCGTTGTTGTGTCAAATTTGGAGAACACTATTGACCGCATAAGCGCAAGtaacaacaaacaaaaaaaaaataaccgatataaaaaaaaaaaatatgtctatatatgtaataaactaaaaataaattgtaattaattaataaataatatgtatgtatgcatctaataaaatatgtgataatatctaggtaatatgtatgtatgtaattatacaaatctaataaaacctagatttattttcttttaagtcTCGTTTAAACGAATTTTGTTGATATATATGCTTCCGATATACCGAACTTTTTTCTCAGTCCCTTGAAATTCGTTATATCGCGAGTTGACTGTAGTTTACTTTGCTTTTCTTCGCGACGACAATGagagtaggtacttatacacaGTGGCGGAACTACGATCATTGAGGCCCGTGGATACAATATTTTTGGAGGCCCTATAtctgtaatttaaatttctaaacatTTGGCTGTTTATTtgtatggaataaaaaaaaatatatttatagtaaattaataatttatttaattataatttcggaaacagtaataataatattttatttacattgataatgatttttttctgcTACGGTCTTGAGCAACCGTCTTCACCAATAACGATAGTTTAAGTTTTGAGAATGTCCTTTCTGCACTCGCCACAGTAACCGGTAATGTAAGGAACAAGTAAAATGCCGTTAATAAGTCAAGGAAACtagtaatcaaattattattttcaattattagtaatttagtcATATCAACAACGCTGTTACAAGACTTAAGTTCAGAAGCAAACAGACACTTAAATAAAGCCTCCATGGCgccattaaaaatatgaacaaaatgtttaatatattataataataagtgacaATCGCGTCCaggacaatattaatatataatataacgtgacGATTTGCGaacacggtataataataagattgtcgatactcgatatgggATTTCGCGTTCACGATATATTTAAGAAAAGTAATATGGCAACTCACGTGATTGTACTAACTATTtatcatcaaattttaaatcataaggttatttaattttctttaaaatttaatatattatgtagatgaaatatataaatatgttcaaaaccattagttttaataattattaatattaaatttctagtATTTACGTAACACCAATGACTACAATGATTCAATGATTGTATACGAATCACAATTTAATGTTGTCTTTCAAtgcaaaataattgtaaaactacttacctacctataattaacTTTGATGTTGTTTCTGACACCAAACACCGTCAAACACCCAATAACACCACTCTCATATTAAAatcagaataaaattaaaaaaataatttatttcttgggCCGTAGACcgtagtatataataatctatttctataatttagtatacCAGCTATTATAGGCCCCACTCTGAGTTACCGCGTATCGCCGCCGCATGCCCGCATATCGCGATAAgacatgacaatattattatactcgtttaatattattattcacattaattattaatagtacctacctactaaatactgAGTATGGTGTATGGTTATCCGCTATCagtatacttagtattatttcagtattcaatgattttatttacttgaaccaaaattttttttaaaaagtacattttgCTGCGAGGCGCCGAGGCCCCTTTCACGATGAGGCCCGCGGAAAATCCCGCCTTCAATCATATGTAGTTCCGCCACTGCCTATACACATTGTACCCCGGGAGTCATATCAACACAATATTCTCGGAACCAAGACGTTTCGATTGTGTCCGtaaagccaaaaaaaaaaagtggataagtggatgtcgctctgctgtacagtaggttacaagtgggtcactgtaatggatggtgttaaatttgaattcaatgatataatataaatgtataagaaaaacgattctgagcgaaaacggtcagtcagcctatgatattaccaagtatatttgatgatattattgtgaataaagtaatttatatataacctatttacgtggagccttgttttaaattttcaatccttagccataaaagttgaacaatataaaatatacatttctaactacaaaataattattaaattataaatttgataaattttgtcaaaatttgaactaaaatgcttaaaaaaaaaaattgtgcctatgtatttttaatattttttaactactataagAATgatgtatcaggagccttatattaaattttcacgctttctaacccaacaaataaaattttattgatatttatagaaaaaaaaactaaaaaagatgGAAATTAaccatgtccgtaaacagctcaaaataactcaaaatatttggaaaattttatggtttttagaaaatgcttatataaatattcagtcaaaatttcatgtccctacggtcatttgttttagagttacaccaaaaaccaaaatcgattttctcgaaaacagaatttgcgtaaaaattcccgtttttccttaatttttcttttgtttttcacgtcgcttgtaaaaactactggaaaatttaccaactagattctctttcctatcagaaaagttactattagTTACTATAGCATGACGGGCTTCAAAACCCTACGCGGCGATATTTACAGGCGGGATACCTAACtgttatacagtgacccacttgcccaccttctAGATTTTGTTTGGGTGGGTAAATGTCGGAGGAAATATTGCTGCGGATATTGGTGGAAATTATAAGaacaataatgtaattaatatttttatatgttaatataatattatatatcaattagttacaaaatatatttgttaaactcatataat
This genomic window from Metopolophium dirhodum isolate CAU chromosome 1, ASM1992520v1, whole genome shotgun sequence contains:
- the LOC132936034 gene encoding small ubiquitin-related modifier 3-like produces the protein MAAADDQDTPPVDAPSPDSPPAEARPANGPYQNHINIKVCRQDGTSLQFLIKKTTPFDRLMKTYCTRSDLPLNGVRLRFNGIQVCRLDTPLSLEMEEGDFLEALHDF